One Flavobacterium sp. 90 DNA segment encodes these proteins:
- a CDS encoding alpha/beta fold hydrolase has translation MQLFLLHFAGGNCYSYDFLKRKIKDKKVSVYALELPGRGKRHNENLVLNKKEAIQDYVAQIKKLRNKEPYIIYGHSMGATLGFSVVKEMEQQNDAPLQLVVSGNAGPGLKVFDKDDSEIKKYRYELPDAEFKDVLRELGGIPEEVLEHKELYDFFGPIIRADFQVLETGGFIEQNIKIDCPIHAIMGESEKRVHLIDNWKNYTTANFKSLTLPGNHFFIHEYPEEIASILLKYANNEQLTI, from the coding sequence ATGCAATTATTCTTACTTCATTTTGCCGGAGGAAATTGTTATTCCTATGATTTTTTGAAAAGAAAGATAAAGGATAAAAAGGTCAGTGTATATGCTTTAGAACTTCCGGGCAGGGGAAAAAGACATAATGAAAATCTTGTATTAAATAAAAAAGAAGCGATACAGGATTACGTGGCGCAAATAAAAAAATTAAGAAATAAGGAACCTTATATCATTTACGGGCATAGTATGGGAGCCACATTAGGATTCTCAGTTGTCAAAGAAATGGAACAGCAAAATGATGCTCCATTACAATTAGTGGTCTCAGGAAACGCCGGACCGGGACTAAAAGTATTTGATAAAGATGATTCTGAAATAAAAAAATATAGGTACGAATTACCGGATGCGGAATTTAAAGATGTGCTTAGAGAGTTGGGCGGTATTCCTGAGGAAGTACTGGAACACAAAGAATTGTATGATTTCTTTGGACCAATTATCAGAGCAGATTTTCAAGTTCTGGAAACAGGCGGATTTATAGAGCAAAATATTAAAATAGATTGTCCAATACATGCCATAATGGGCGAGAGCGAAAAAAGAGTTCATCTCATCGACAATTGGAAAAATTATACCACAGCAAACTTTAAAAGTCTAACGTTACCGGGAAATCATTTTTTTATACACGAGTATCCCGAAGAAATAGCGAGCATACTATTAAAATATGCGAATAACGAGCAGTTAACAATTTAA
- a CDS encoding cyclic peptide export ABC transporter: MLKLKPKEIFYLLLYAIPNTVLSFGIVYIINNILAGKESFLKDYMGIVFVSIIVYSYLLNVIFQKRLNKFSFKLLYDNEKHIFSQILKAPLQRLEKLGSQRFFTAVEDLRTFSFLPYTVTHTVNSLLMLVLCLVYMFTLSTLSALIVIALIVLVAGCYFLVMNSMSKQVAQLRGYNENYYKYVDDVMKGFKELKLSFFRRESLMNNFLIPNRNQSMDLDFKINYIFLSINLISQYGLYFVVAVILFILPEMGLLSRADVISYVVIILFISGPINNIINLQQMYTRFMVANARIKKFIKDFEIVDDTYNSKSGENHDFQSLSFKDITFSYHNENEETASFTSGPINFEIKQGEIIFIVGGNGSGKSTFINLLTGLYKPTGGSMIMNGVEKIDVTEITQSLISAVFTDNHLFSHNYDDYKLENNAEYIELLKTMQLNGVVENDKEESARRRFSKGQSKRMSLIFALLENKPVLVLDEWAADQDPHFRKYFYEQLLPKLKGEGKTIIAVTHDDAYFHLADRIVKFDYGNIVRDLKTTTKEELSENLWV; the protein is encoded by the coding sequence ATGTTAAAATTAAAACCTAAAGAAATATTTTATCTACTACTGTATGCGATTCCAAATACAGTTTTAAGCTTTGGTATAGTCTATATTATTAATAATATATTGGCGGGAAAAGAGAGTTTCCTGAAAGATTACATGGGAATAGTTTTTGTTTCCATAATAGTGTACAGCTATTTATTGAATGTTATTTTTCAAAAAAGACTGAATAAATTTTCTTTTAAGCTGCTTTATGACAATGAAAAACATATTTTTTCGCAGATTTTAAAAGCGCCGTTGCAAAGACTTGAAAAACTGGGTTCTCAGCGTTTTTTCACCGCGGTAGAAGATTTGCGTACTTTTTCTTTTTTGCCTTATACCGTAACGCACACCGTAAATTCGTTATTAATGCTCGTGTTGTGTTTGGTTTATATGTTCACACTTTCAACGCTTTCTGCCTTAATTGTGATTGCACTTATTGTTCTGGTTGCAGGATGTTATTTTTTAGTCATGAACTCCATGTCAAAACAAGTAGCTCAATTAAGAGGATATAATGAGAATTATTACAAATATGTAGACGATGTAATGAAAGGCTTTAAGGAATTGAAACTAAGTTTTTTTAGAAGAGAAAGCCTTATGAATAATTTTCTGATTCCAAATAGAAATCAATCTATGGACTTGGATTTTAAAATTAATTACATCTTTTTATCAATCAATTTAATAAGCCAATATGGATTGTATTTTGTTGTAGCCGTAATTCTTTTTATTCTTCCGGAAATGGGATTACTTTCAAGAGCAGATGTGATCTCTTATGTGGTGATTATATTGTTTATATCCGGTCCAATCAATAACATCATCAACTTGCAGCAAATGTATACCAGATTTATGGTGGCAAATGCAAGAATAAAAAAGTTTATTAAGGATTTTGAAATTGTCGATGATACCTATAATTCCAAGTCTGGGGAAAATCATGACTTTCAATCGTTAAGTTTTAAAGACATAACATTTTCGTATCACAATGAAAATGAAGAAACGGCTTCGTTTACTTCAGGTCCAATAAATTTTGAGATAAAACAAGGAGAGATCATTTTTATAGTAGGAGGTAACGGATCCGGTAAAAGTACTTTTATAAATTTACTTACAGGTTTATACAAGCCAACCGGCGGAAGTATGATAATGAATGGCGTTGAAAAAATCGATGTTACTGAAATAACACAAAGCTTAATTTCGGCGGTATTTACAGATAATCACCTCTTCTCTCACAATTATGATGATTACAAACTTGAAAATAATGCAGAATATATTGAGTTGCTAAAAACAATGCAATTAAATGGCGTTGTTGAAAATGACAAAGAAGAATCTGCCCGAAGAAGATTCTCTAAAGGTCAAAGTAAACGTATGTCGCTAATTTTTGCCTTGTTGGAAAATAAACCAGTTTTGGTACTTGACGAATGGGCTGCAGATCAGGATCCTCATTTTAGAAAATACTTCTACGAACAATTATTGCCAAAACTTAAAGGCGAAGGAAAAACAATTATAGCAGTGACACATGATGATGCTTATTTTCATCTTGCAGATAGAATTGTAAAATTTGATTATGGAAATATTGTCAGAGATTTAAAAACAACTACAAAAGAAGAACTAAGTGAAAACCTTTGGGTTTAA